Genomic window (Bacillus vallismortis):
AACACCCGAAGTCGGTGAGGTAACCTTTTAGGAGCCAGCCGCCGAAGGTGGGACAGATGATTGGGGTGAAGTCGTAACAAGGTAGCCGTATCGGAAGGTGCGGCTGGATCACCTCCTTTCTAAGGATATATTACGGAATATAAGACCTTGGGTCTTATAAACAGAACGTTCCCTGTCTTGTTTAGTTTTGAAGGAACTTTGTTCCTTGAATAAGTTAAGATGGGCCTGTAGCTCAGCTGGTTAGAGCGCACGCCTGATAAGCGTGAGGTCGGTGGTTCGAGTCCACTCAGGCCCACCATCTTAAATAAACGGGGCCTTAGCTCAGCTGGGAGAGCGCCTGCTTTGCACGCAGGAGGTCAGCGGTTCGATCCCGCTAGGCTCCACCAACGTGTTCTTTGAAAACTAGATAACAGTAGACATCACATTCAATTAGTAATACAAGATATCACATAGTGATTCTTTTTAACGGTTAAGTTAGAAAGGGCGCACGGTGGATGCCTTGGCACTAGGAGCCGATGAAGGACGGGACGAACACCGATATGCTTCGGGGAGCTGTAAGCAAGCTTTGATCCGGAGATTTCCGAATGGGGAAACCCACCACTCGTAATGGAGTGGTATCCATATCTGAATTCATAGGATATGAGAAGGCAGACCCGGGGAACTGAAACATCTAAGTACCCGGAGGAAGAGAAAGCAAATGCGATTCCCTGAGTAGCGGCGAGCGAAACGGGATTAGCCCAAACCAAGAGGCTTGCCTCTTGGGGTTGTAGGACACTCTGTACGGAGTTACAAAAGAACGAGGTAGATGAAGAGGTCTGGAAAGGCCCGCCATAGAAGGTAACAGCCCTGTAGTCAAAACTTCGTTCTCTCCTGAGTGGATCCTGAGTACGGCGGAACACGTGAAATTCCGTCGGAATCCGGGAGGACCATCTCCCAAGGCTAAATACTCCCTAGTGACCGATAGTGAACCAGTACCGTGAGGGAAAGGTGAAAAGCACCCCGGAAGGGGAGTGAAACAGATCCTGAAACCGTGTGCCTACAAGTAGTCAGAGCCCGTTAACGGGTGATGGCGTGCCTTTTGTAGAATGAACCGGCGAGTTACGATCCCGTGCAAGGTTAAGCAGAAGATGCGGAGCCGCAGCGAAAGCGAGTCTGAATAGGGCGCATGAGTACGTGGTCGTAGACCCGAAACCAGGTGATCTACCCATGTCCAGGGTGAAGTTCAGGTAACACTGAATGGAGGCCCGAACCCACGCACGTTGAAAAGTGCGGGGATGAGGTGTGGGTAGGGGTGAAATGCCAATCGAACCTGGAGATAGCTGGTTCTCTCCGAAATAGCTTTAGGGCTAGCCTCAAGGTAAGAGTCTTGGAGGTAGAGCACTGATTGGACTAGGGGCCCCTACCGGGTTACCGAATTCAGTCAAACTCCGAATGCCAATGACTTATCCTTGGGAGTCAGACTGCGAGTGATAAGATCCGTAGTCGAAAGGGAAACAGCCCAGACCGCCAGCTAAGGTCCCAAAGTATACGTTAAGTGGAAAAGGATGTGGAGTTGCTTAGACAACCAGGATGTTGGCTTAGAAGCAGCCACCATTTAAAGAGTGCGTAATAGCTCACTGGTCGAGTGACTCTGCGCCGAAAATGTACCGGGGCTAAACGTATCACCGAAGCTGCGGACTGTTCTTCGAACAGTGGTAGGAGAGCGTTCTAAGGGCTGTGAAGCCAGACCGGAAGGACTGGTGGAGCGCTTAGAAGTGAGAATGCCGGTATGAGTAGCGAAAGAGGGGTGAGAATCCCCTCCACCGAATGCCTAAGGTTTCCTGAGGAAGGCTCGTCCGCTCAGGGTTAGTCGGGACCTAAGCCGAGGCCGAAAGGCGTAGGCGATGGACAACAGGTTGATATTCCTGTACCACCTCCTCACCATTTGAGTAATGGGGGGACGCAGGAGGATAGGGTAAGCGCGGTATTGGATATCCGCGTCCAAGCAGTTAGGCTGGGAAATAGGCAAATCCGTTTCCCATAAGGCTGAGCTGTGATGGCGAGCGAAATATAGTAGCGAAGTTCCTGATTCCACACTGCCAAGAAAAGCCTCTAGCGAGGTGAGAGGTGCCCGTACCGCAAACCGACACAGGTAGGCGAGGAGAGAATCCTAAGGTGATCGAGAGAACTCTCGTTAAGGAACTCGGCAAAATGACCCCGTAACTTCGGGAGAAGGGGTGCTCTGTTAGGGTGAAAGCCCGAGAGAGCCGCAGTGAATAGGCCCAGGCGACTGTTTAGCAAAAACACAGGTCTCTGCGAAGCCGTAAGGCGAAGTATAGGGGCTGACGCCTGCCCGGTGCTGGAAGGTTAAGAGGAGCGCTTAGCGTAAGCGAAGGTGCGAATTGAAGCCCCAGTAAACGGCGGCCGTAACTATAACGGTCCTAAGGTAGCGAAATTCCTTGTCGGGTAAGTTCCGACCCGCACGAAAGGCGCAACGATCTGGGCACTGTCTCAACGAGAGACTCGGTGAAATTATAGTACCTGTGAAGATGCAGGTTACCCGCGACAGGACGGAAAGACCCCGTGGAGCTTTACTGCAGCCTGATATTGAATGTTGGTACAGCTTGTACAGGATAGGTAGGAGCCTTGGAAACCGGAGCGCTAGCTTCGGTGGAGGCATCGGTGGGATACTACCCTGGCTGTATTGACCTTCTAACCCGCCGCCCTTATCGGGCGGGGAGACAGTGTCAGGTGGGCAGTTTGACTGGGGCGGTCGCCTCCTAAAAGGTAACGGAGGCGCCCAAAGGTTCCCTCAGAATGGTTGGAAATCATTCGCAGAGTGTAAAGGCACAAGGGAGCTTGACTGCGAGACCTACAAGTCGAGCAGGGACGAAAGTCGGGCTTAGTGATCCGGTGGTTCCGCATGGAAGGGCCATCGCTCAACGGATAAAAGCTACCCCGGGGATAACAGGCTTATCTCCCCCAAGAGTCCACATCGACGGGGAGGTTTGGCACCTCGATGTCGGCTCATCGCATCCTGGGGCTGTAGTCGGTCCCAAGGGTTGGGCTGTTCGCCCATTAAAGCGGTACGCGAGCTGGGTTCAGAACGTCGTGAGACAGTTCGGTCCCTATCCGTCGCGGGCGCAGGAAATTTGAGAGGAGCTGTCCTTAGTACGAGAGGACCGGGATGGACGCACCGCTGGTGTACCAGTTGTTCTGCCAAGGGCATCGCTGGGTAGCTATGTGCGGACGGGATAAGTGCTGAAAGCATCTAAGCATGAAGCCCCCCTCAAGATGAGATTTCCCATTCCGCAAGGAAGTAAGATCCCTGAAAGATGATCAGGTTGATAGGTCTGAGGTGGAAGTGTGGCGACACATGGAGCTGACAGATACTAATCGATCGAGGACTTAACCACATTTTGAATGATGTCACATCTGTTATCTAGTTTTGAGAGAACATCTCTCTAAAAGGCGGAAAAGCAAGGAAACTCCGCTAAGGGCTCTCACATCCTGTGAGAAACGCCCAGTACCTTCATCCTGAAGGCATTTGTTTGGTGGCGATAGCGAAGAGGTCACACCCGTTCCCATGCCGAACACGGAAGTTAAGCTCTTCAGCGCCGATGGTAGTCGGGGGGTTCCCCCTGTGAGAGTAGGACGCCGCCAAGCAAGGTAAAACCCAGCTCATTGAGCTGGGTTTTTTGTTTATTTAAGAGCGATAAAATCAAACAAATACAAACACCGACAGCTTATATAGCCCATATACTGATTTCAAGTTTCAAAAAGATCTAAATAGTGTATACAATATACGATTTAAGGGAAGGCTAATTGTACGGAGGTGGGAACGATTGGACGAAACACGTAAACCTAATCATACATGTGTGATTTGTGATCAAGAGAAGAATAGAGGCATTCATCTTTATACGAAATTCATATGCTTAGATTGTGAGAGAAAAGTAATTTCTACATCAACTTCCGATCCTGACTATGCCTTTTATGTAAAAAAACTAAAAAGCATTCATACACCGCCATTATATTCTTAAGACCTGAAAAGGTCTTTTTTTATACTCTTTCATAAAGATATTGGTAATAAAGAGAAGATGAAACTTGTTTAGGGATTGAACGTAGTAGATAATAATATTAAAACTGAGAATATACACAGGAGTCGATGATCTCATGCAGAGATTTTTTCACTTTTTAATATGGAGTTTAACGAGCAGTGCGACTTTTGTTTTCATAGGGATATTGAGCTTTTTCGGTTTAAATCAGCCGCTTTTTTTATCTTTTGTTTATGGGTTCGCTTCAGGAGCAGTCGTATATACAGCTGGCATTTGGAATTCGAGACGGTTATTTCTTAAAAAGCATGCGCTGACAGGAAGAGAATATGCCTATATTAAGAAAAACCTAGAGGAAGCAAGGCAGAAAATCATACGCCTTCGAAAAGCTTTATTTCAAGCAAAAAGCATTCAAATGTTTAAACAAAATGCAGAAATACTGAGGCTTGTCAGAAGGATTTATATCCTCACCAACAAAGAGCCGAAGCGGTTTTATCAGGCTGAGCGATTTTTTTACCAAACGCTCGATTCAGTTGTTGAACTGACGGAGAAGTATGCCTTTTTATCATCTCATCCGAAAAAAAGCAAAGAGCTGTCGATGTCACTGAGTGAGGCGCGTATCACACTTGCTGAATTGACAAAGCGTTTAGAGGAAGATTTAACTCAATTAATGGGTGATGATATTGACGAACTGCAATTTGAATTAGATGCGGCGAAACATTCATTAAAGAAATAATGGAAGGAGGGTAAGAGCGATGAACAGAGATCAGAGCGACCTTCATATCGATGAGTTGTTGGCGGACCCTTTTGGAGAAATAGAGGCGGAGGCTGTAAAAGCAGAGAAGCAGCAAGTACGCCTTGTTGATGTTCTTCCTGAGGAAAACAAGGAAAAAGCAATTCAGCTCGCTGAACAGATTGATCATAAAAATATGCAGAGCATTGTCTTATACGGTTCACAAGCTCAGTCGAAACTGCTGAATTTTTCTCACACTATGATTGATCATGTTCAAAAGAAGGATGTCGGGGAGATTGGCGAAATACTTGGAGAGCTGATGAAAAAGCTGGAGCAAGTAAATCCTGATGACCTTCAGTCTAGGAAAAAGGGTTTTTTGGCGCGTGTGTTTGGAAGAGTATCGAATTCTCTTCAGGAGGTGCTTTCTAAATATCAAAAGACCAGCGTACAGATAGACAGAATCAGTTTGAAGCTGGAACACTCTAAAAATGCTTTAATCAGTGACAATAAGCTGTTAGAGCAGCTATACGAAAAAAATAAAGAGTATTTCACCGCCCTGAATGTTTATATTGCTGCAGGGGAACTGAAGCTGGAGGAATTAAAAACAAAAACAATCCCTGAACTGAAGCAACAGGCTGAATCAGGCGAGCACAATCAAATGGCTGTTCAAGAAGTAAACGATTTGGTTCAATTTGCTGACCGTTTAGATAAAAGGATGCACGATTTGCTGCTGAGCAGGCAAATTACAATTCAAAGTGCTCCGCAAATCAGACTGATCCAGAATACAAACCAAGCGTTAGCTGAAAAAATCCAGTCATCCATTGTGACAGCAATCCCGCTTTGGAAAAACCAAGTTGCGATTGCGCTGACGCTTTTAAGGCAGCGCAATGCAGTGGATGCCCAACAGAAAGTAACTGATACAACCAACGAGCTTTTGCTGAAAAATGCGGAGCTTTTGAAGACCAATACAATTGAAACTGTGCGGGCGAATGAACGAGGCCTAGTTGATATCGATACTTTAAAAAAGGTGCAGGAAAGCTTAATCAGCACGCTTGAAGAAACGCTGACCATACAAGAAGAAGGACGAGTCAAACGCCGTCAGGCAGAAGAAGAACTCATGGTGATGGAAGACGATCTGAAGCACAAGCTGCTTACGATGAAGGAAAGGTAGTTACCAGTAAGTCTTATCTTTAAGTTCTGTCAGAGGAACGATATAATAAAGTGTAAGAAAACATATTCAAAGGATTGTTTTAATGAACACACCTTTATATACAGCATTGATTCAGCACGCGAGAAGAAATTCTCATTCATTTCATGTTCCGGGACATCACAATGGAGATGTCTTTTTTGATGACGCTAAGTCGATATTCAATCCGCTGCTCACTATTGATGTAACTGAACTGACAGGGCTGGATGACCTCCATCATCCTTCTGGGGTGATTAAGGAAGCACAAGAGCTTGTCAGTCAATTATATGGATCGGCGGAAAGTTTTTTCTTGGTGAATGGAACAACTGTCGGAAACTTAGCGATGATTTTATCTGTTTGTGAACCGGGTGATATAATTCTGATTCAAAGAAACTGCCATAAATCTGTCTTTCATGCTGTTGATATGGCTGGTGCTGAACCGGTTTATCTCGCACCTGACATTGATGCAGCAATGCATGTGCCTACGCATGTTCCGCTAAATACAATTCAAGAAGCCTTGGCAGCGTATCCAGATGCGAAAGGCTTGGTGCTGACCAATCCGACATATTACGGGCATAGTGCTGATTTGACCGAAGTCATTTCAGAAGCTCATCATTACGGGATTCCTGTTTTAGTGGATGAAGCGCATGGCGCACATTTTGTTTTAGGGGAGCCTTTTCCGCCCTCAGCTTTAAAAATGGGGGCAGATATCGTTGTTCAGTCCGCTCATAAAACGCTGCCTGCCATGACGATGGGTTCTTATTTGCACCTTAACAGCAGCAGAGTTGACAGGAATCGGGTGGCAGAGTTTTTAAACCGATTACAAAGCAGCAGTCCGTCTTATCCGATCATGGCTTCATTAGACATTGCACGCGCTTATGTACAGCGTATGATAGAAGAACATAAGCTTTCTGACATTCTGCAACGTATACAATCATTTAAACAAACGTTTGATTCACTTAGAAATGCAGAAGCAGTCAAACCGGCAGATCCACGTACGATAACGGATCCGCTGAAACTCACAATTCGATCAAAGCGGGGGCATTCTGGGTATACGCTGCAAAACATATTAGAGCGTGCTAACATATTCACTGAGCTTGCGGATGAAAATCAAGTCTTGTTCGTTCTTCCATTGGGAGGAAATCGCAGAATAAACGCTGAAATAATGAAAACCATTGATGCAGAGGTTGAAAACACGCCTCCAGAT
Coding sequences:
- a CDS encoding aminotransferase class I/II-fold pyridoxal phosphate-dependent enzyme, which encodes MNTPLYTALIQHARRNSHSFHVPGHHNGDVFFDDAKSIFNPLLTIDVTELTGLDDLHHPSGVIKEAQELVSQLYGSAESFFLVNGTTVGNLAMILSVCEPGDIILIQRNCHKSVFHAVDMAGAEPVYLAPDIDAAMHVPTHVPLNTIQEALAAYPDAKGLVLTNPTYYGHSADLTEVISEAHHYGIPVLVDEAHGAHFVLGEPFPPSALKMGADIVVQSAHKTLPAMTMGSYLHLNSSRVDRNRVAEFLNRLQSSSPSYPIMASLDIARAYVQRMIEEHKLSDILQRIQSFKQTFDSLRNAEAVKPADPRTITDPLKLTIRSKRGHSGYTLQNILERANIFTELADENQVLFVLPLGGNRRINAEIMKTIDAEVENTPPDQRFASAEWGLRPVTVLPYQKKVLQTFKKEYVDFNEAAGRLNAEDIIPYPPGIPMIMAGERITKESVQKLSRLISMKTHVQGNTKIKEKQLLVYIEEEKS
- a CDS encoding 5-bromo-4-chloroindolyl phosphate hydrolysis family protein codes for the protein MQRFFHFLIWSLTSSATFVFIGILSFFGLNQPLFLSFVYGFASGAVVYTAGIWNSRRLFLKKHALTGREYAYIKKNLEEARQKIIRLRKALFQAKSIQMFKQNAEILRLVRRIYILTNKEPKRFYQAERFFYQTLDSVVELTEKYAFLSSHPKKSKELSMSLSEARITLAELTKRLEEDLTQLMGDDIDELQFELDAAKHSLKK
- the csfB gene encoding anti-sigma-G factor translates to MDETRKPNHTCVICDQEKNRGIHLYTKFICLDCERKVISTSTSDPDYAFYVKKLKSIHTPPLYS
- a CDS encoding toxic anion resistance protein, which produces MNRDQSDLHIDELLADPFGEIEAEAVKAEKQQVRLVDVLPEENKEKAIQLAEQIDHKNMQSIVLYGSQAQSKLLNFSHTMIDHVQKKDVGEIGEILGELMKKLEQVNPDDLQSRKKGFLARVFGRVSNSLQEVLSKYQKTSVQIDRISLKLEHSKNALISDNKLLEQLYEKNKEYFTALNVYIAAGELKLEELKTKTIPELKQQAESGEHNQMAVQEVNDLVQFADRLDKRMHDLLLSRQITIQSAPQIRLIQNTNQALAEKIQSSIVTAIPLWKNQVAIALTLLRQRNAVDAQQKVTDTTNELLLKNAELLKTNTIETVRANERGLVDIDTLKKVQESLISTLEETLTIQEEGRVKRRQAEEELMVMEDDLKHKLLTMKER